Part of the Periophthalmus magnuspinnatus isolate fPerMag1 chromosome 23, fPerMag1.2.pri, whole genome shotgun sequence genome, GATGTTTCTGATAAACAGCCAGTCTCTCACGCTGCTTTTTTCTCATCCAGGTCCTTAGCTCTCTTTTTTCATCCTGGGGCGTCAAActgttttttgacattttgcctTTTTGCTCCAGATCCAGCCTATTTCAAGACTTTTATTTACCAAAAGTACCACAGCAGCCTGAAGCGTATCATATAAACAGTATCATATAAACATCACCTGCTCCTGTAGTCAGAGGAGTCCAGCTCAGTCGGCGACAGAAACCCTTCTCTGACCAACTGCTCTAAGATTTCAGCTGTATCCGATAACCCCGTCTCCTCTAGAGTCTCATCTGTCAAACCActacagaaaacacacagaacacaggtCAAAGTGATGTGGTCAAAATGTGAACGTACAAAAGTCTTCTTACGTGTTGGACAGTTCAGAGAGTTCAGTCGAgtcctgttttctctctgtaaaAACACGTCCCTGAGTTACACAGtaaagttttgtatttgtattttacgCAGGTGCATCTTTACCTGGTGGAGTGACGGTGTTAGTCGAGGCAGATGTttgaagctgaaatgatccacagaCGTTCAGTTCTGTTGAAGTGTCACGTGGTGGTGTCTGCACTGTTTAAGAGTAAGATAAACCAGCCTTTACTATTCAATTTAAcgcacaagaaacacaaaactaTCATTTGATTTTATGACGTTAAGTTACTTTCACATGGAGCATAAAGCCGCACAGTTTTCTTTACTCCtgtgtttgtctttttctcAGACGTCGCGACTGGGGTCAGTTTTTCTTCAGTGTTCACCAACTATaaggacaaaaaacaaacatataattaGTCAGCGTTACTACACAAACGCTTCAGTCTCTTTTAAAAACAGTCACCACTCTGGACTTGGAGAGGTCCGTCTCGAGGGAGTCTGCGATGCGCTGCAGAGCGGTCAGCTGTGAGTCCAGGTGGGACATTTGAGAGGAGAaccagactgtggactgtgggGTCACGAGCGGCTCAGACTTTACGGCTCTGACGACGTTTGATTCAAATTCACAACTTTCTACAGCAGAATCTTCTCCATCAACATCCCACGCAACAGGACTGCGTGGAACAAACTGCTCGATGTTGATTTCTGAGATGAAAAGGTAAAAATCCATGAGTACAGGTGGTGCAGTTACAAGTGATTTGACTTAAAGGTgagaaaggtcaaaggtgagaCCTGGCTCAGAGGTTTGATCTTGAAGCGTTTCATTTATTGGTTCATGGGAGATTTGAGGTTCGGCCCCGTTTCTCAGGACTCCGGCCGCCAGGAGGTGAAGCTCGGCTGAAGCGGCGGCAGAAGAACGATCGATGTGACACTGTGGCAAATCTTTGTGCAGGGATTTGTCTTCAAGATCCACCACACGGACGAAGAGACGCCCGTGTGGAGCCTGCAGTGCGACACGTGAGGAAAACAACTGTGACATTACTCCTCAAATATATTCAAACTAATGATTTAAAAGGCTCGTCTTACCTGTATTTCTTCTGTTCCCTGCTGCTGATCTGGAGCAGTATATTTGTTGTAGGTTTGTTCCTCTTTAAAAACAGGAGCTTAaaggaaaataacaaaacattaaaataaagagaCTTAACTCTGAAGCAGCAGACACTTACCTTCTGTTCTGACGTCAGTAGAAACGGCCTTATCCACGTGAAGAGAAtggtcttaaaaataaataaatacatataaaaaagcCTTCAAAAACTCctacagtaaaagtactttctCCACGTGACCCTGTTCACCTGAGTCTGTGTTGGTGCAGGCGTCGTGTCGTTCTGGAGGTTTCTTACAGGTGGATGCAAACGCCTGGAGCTCAGCAGCTGTGGAAAAGACCTGCTCCAGTAAAGCCTCCCCCCTGAGCAGAGGCCCTGAGATCAGaataacatcataacatcatCATCTCATCACAGGGAGTGTAAATGTGTGGCTTTGTATCATCTTATAGACACTACCTGAGGACGGGGCGGAGCCTGTTTCAGCGACGGCCTCCTCAGAAACGATGTCTTCATTTGTGAAATCGCACGTCGTCTGCACAGTAAAAAGAGGCAGGAGATAATGAGACATTTGGCCGTAGTTTGGGCTCATGATGCTGAAGCTGTGAAACCTCTGGGGGGATGATGGAGTCATTTGGACGAAACGTTATCTCTCTCGCCGCCTTTtccagtctctctcttcttttctgcctgtgaagaaaaacacagtGAGACTGAAAAACCACAggatttatataaaataaacacatttacctCTTATCTGCGTTGTGTAAAGTGGAGGATGTGTTGGCGCCCCCTGCAGGCGCTCTCAGCAGATGCACTTGAGAActgtcactgtgttttttacCCAGAATCAGCCGTGATATTTGAGATAAAGAGGTTTGGAGCGGCAGCATCTTGGAATACAAACACATCAGATGGAAGACAAtccaaatgcatttatttttaaacccttttaaaaaataacagttACCATCTTAGGCTGAGGTTCTAGTTGCAGGAGTCTTATTCTCGGTGCTGGTCCCGTGTGTGCAGCCTGTGCAGACGGGGGCCCGGGGCCCGGGGACAGTCTGGGGAGGGTTATGTTGCTGTTTGAAACGGGCTGCACATGTAGAAGCTTCAGTCTTTGTGGAGCAGATTCTGTCCAAACAGGTGAAGCCAGAGGAAGTCGTGGAGCCTCTCGTCCTTTGAGTCGTGTTTGATTTGAGTTCACAgggacaggctgatgttgagCCTCAAGTGTAAAACGGATGTGTCCTCTCGTGAACCTCATGAGGTCATTATGTTTGAACATGGAGGGACCAGATTCAGTTTGTGGGTGATTCTGTGGAGACTGAGGTCTACACCTGGAGACATGGGCAGAAAACTGAGGAGAATGGAGCTGAAGCAACTTCAGCCCTGAGAGAAGAGGAGCCGCGTGGCTCTGCAGAGGAGCCGCGTGGCTCTGCAGAGGAGCCGCGTGGCTCTGCAGGCTGCAGGTGGAGGGAGGTAAAACAGGGTTTTGAGGGACAGTTTGTTTGAGGTCAGCTGTGGTCAAAAGGCCCTCAGTGCACGGGATCAGATTGTTTCTTGAGTTTCTTACAGGTGATCCAGCTTCAACTGAAAGTGGAGACATTTCTGGACCACCAGACAAAACTGGACCATGGGTGAAAGGAGGAGTCTGGAGATTCATGTTCACAGTGTGAAGGCCCCTGGAGCCTGGATGAACACACACAGGGCCCTGAGGACGATGCTCAGGGGGTGGGCTGGGCCCTGTGAGAGGCTCTGAGGGACGGGGGACAGATGGGGGAGGCTCTGTGGGACGGGGGACAGATGGGGGAGTCATGGCGTTatttaaaaatggcagatttacAGACAAGTTGAAGTTGGATTGGGCAGAGACATTCTGCTGGGCAAGTTGTAAATTAGAAAACGAGGCTCCCAGGACTTCCATCAGGCTCATGTAGTTAATATTCTGAGATTATAAATAGAAAAGTCACTCTCACTTTAAACACAGAATCAGTCTCAATCTGTGACATTCAGGTCTTACCTGAACCAGTCTGTACAGGTCCTCACCCAGACGCTGCCTCATCTCTGGAGTCTGAGCCTCAGGGACATGAGACACTAAAGGAGGGGCAGCTGGAGGGGCAAATGGAGGGGCAAATGGAGGGGCAGCTAGGGGGCGCTCTGTGTGAGGATCTGGACTTTGGCTTGAAGACTGGAGCTTTGAACCAGAATCATGTACcacactctcctctttctctgctgACCCTGTTAGAGACTCTGTGTGAGGAGACGTCTTTGTCTGcctgaaaaaaatgacatgaaaaataaacaatctGCAGAGCAAATAAACATCTGCCACATGATTTTAAGAGCACATGTTTCATTTTACTTACAAAACGGCAGAATGAGATTGAGTTTGAGGATTTTCAAGGTCTGAAAGTTTCAAACTCTGTAAAAAGACAATTTGCATTTATTGTATTATGGAGAGTAACATCACAGTTACAGAGTGAAACTCACTGCTCCTGGAGCGCAGACTTCACTCGAAATGGAGGAGCAGTCCCAGACACTGCAGTGAACGTGCCCGTCTGTGATAGAGGCAAATAAAGACATAAATATGACGACACATAACTCTTACTTTAGGTTGCTACAACAAACCTTCTTGGGCTGGAGCCTCAGGAGAGTGTGAGGACAGTGACCTACTGGGAGCGTCTGGGGGCGGCTGATCTGGGGCGTGTTCAGTGTGTGATCTCTGTAACTCCTCAGTTTCACCGACACAGGAGCCACTTGACAAAAACAAGTGTTGATTAAAAACCAAATCACACTGACAGTGTATAAATACTGGGCAAAGTAAAACCTACGCAGACGACATTAACTCCAGGACCCTGGAGGCCGTATCAGACGTCAGAGCAGAGCTCGTGtccactctcctcttctccttttccaCTTTTCGATGTGTTGGAAGCAGCACTGGGCCCACAgtccactgtgtgtgtgctaTTTGCATATGGGTCCTGTCCATCCCAAACAGAGCAGTGTATCTGCGCTGCATCAGACGCAGTGAGGTCAGGACTGCAGGTGCAGAGGCTTTGACCCGAATGACCACTCCATCAGCTGTTTGTCCacgtctcttctctctgttcttacCATGCTGCCCCAGGAGCAGCCTCCTGTCTGCCCAGCGCATCAGCCACTCCAGCAGCCTGCCCAGCTCTGGAAACTGAGCTTCTAACTCAGTGTCAAGGCCCTGGATCAGCTCCACAGCAGGAGCCACAGAGCAGAACCTCAGGCTCTCAGACGTTTGTGTCTGAGGAGAACTTCTAACAGAGCTGCACTTAATGCTCCTCTGTGAAACATCACACAGCTGAGTTTGATGATTAAACAGACCTTTATGTCGGCCTGCTGTACGCTGAGGAAAACCACTAGAAGAGGCTTGTTTTTGGGAGACAGACTGAGCTGAGGTCATAGCTGCAGGACCTTGAGTCTCTGGCCTAAAGCAGGAGCCTGCTCTGAAAATGTGAGTctctgacttgtttctttcttGGCGGTGCCCGTCTCTTTGGCGTCGATGCAAAGATGTTAACACATCAAAAGCTAAAGAATGCAGCTCTTTTTCTCTGAGTTTGTGGGAGAAATCTTTCAGCAGTGGAAGCTCATTAGACGAGTCAGAAGGCTCTTTTTCTAAAAGATAACTGAGGAAAAGCTCTAGGAAGTTCAGATACTCTGCGTCTTCAAGCTCAAACTCCCATGATCCCactgaggggagagagggcTGCTTTACTGATGAACGCTGCTCGTCTTTGGCGCCGCCTGATGGGCCGTCTCCTGTAATCACATTCTTGACCTTCTTGGAAGTCTTAGTTTCATCTCCCCTGTCTCGTATTTTAGACTCTTTGGTCCTAAAGtggaaaaaattaaaacaaaaaacaacaaaagaaaaaagaaggtgAGGAGGATGTGAACAGGAGCTGTAAACAAACACCATTTTCTTTGAGAGGTCAAACAGAACGATGGTGCAACTGGATGAATCTTCTTACCCAGACGTGGACGTGTCGTCGGCTGCGTCTGCGTCGCTGTGCACAGGGAGCAGCCCACAGTCTGTTAAGGTGCTGGTGCTCAGGCTCGTCCCCAGAGACAGTTGTTTGGTTcgatcttcttcctcttctatTTCTTTTTCCCATAAATGTAACTCAAGTGGGGCCAGGTTCCGCCGTAAACGATTCAAGTGTTTCTTCCTCAGCCTGAGTTTGTCTTGAATGAAAACCATCATGATCTCCCCTGTTTCATTCCCAGCACCTACAATTCAGATGGTTTTAGTAAAAATATGCAACAAAAAACTGATGATGATGTTAATATTAAAAGTGGTGATTACCAACGACATTACACTGCTTTAAAGTCTGCATTATGGTGTTGTACTTTTCTCTCAATGGGACTCGAACGGATTCTTCTTCCTCTGGGAAAGACTGCACCAGAGCGTCTGCCACCTGAGAATAAAGAGTAACAAACATAAGAAACACACTGACATGACTCCATTATCAAACAGATGACACTGTACCAATGAAACAGGAGGCAGCTCAGACAAAAGACTGAGAATAGTGTCCTGAACTATTTCTTCACAGTTTAGGAACCGAGAAAAGGGTAGAAAGCGCTGGGCCCACTGAAGAGCATCGACACAAGGAGATCTCACTTCAGAATCCTCTTGGCTCTACAAAGAGAAGAACGCAGTAAACACCCACGgcaacattacatttttgtgcaTAACTGAAATGGTGAAACCTGCTCGTCTCCCGCCTTCTGTCGATCGGCCTGATACTTTCTGCAGGATAAAGAGAGCTGATCCCTGACGTGAAGCATCCAGCAGAGACCACACAGCTCCCTGAAGCAGCCTGAGAGCAGAGCACAGGACATGCACGTCTGAACAAAAGAACACACTGACAGTGGTAGAAATCCACACTGAGACAAACACCAAACAGATTTTACTTATTGTCTGGATTGTGCCAGGGTCGATGTTCTTTTTAGGTCTCCATCTGAAGCACCCGCTCCTGTTGCTGAACTTTAAAAGACCATCTGGAAACGACACCTCTACTTGAACCGCACCGGGATAGGAATATTTCTTCTTCATC contains:
- the cplane1 gene encoding ciliogenesis and planar polarity effector 1, encoding MELKLEVVLSSSIKRKKPWPRFCWLGQEKQSVFLLDDKRISEINLVSGRTKKRTPKLHPLLNNVVTMASSSNGVWLCGLLKTGQIFMWNRDKDVLKITTTVPEVADFTSSVQGSASRLSVQVSGDGLHVLLVAVTGQVFLWQCADVRDLIGVRDSTVKGNWSQIQASNDTMLPTSQDKEAYVHTLFVKTEALGDVCLSTFVFTSGNKLIISCLKIIWGENQEKIGPVNYSVKWATKTFLMSSLKPPCQPVKSRGALVSALSPDGQLLAVVLNQRQPQATQVLFVSTVNFVSVSRSLGGCGCKKMSIPSKYIRSYWVGCVSWSAGGLFLACVLKRGSLLMLARLGGLLTLSTSGCNIDFGPAHFLPLHPLVTYRPPSYAGKGEASLSSSSLSVRDVMRQRYSVTCHPQLFYFIVSDGYMATVVRVFDKISPALLLRALLNDTTTDLEKASQLLENPQKVWFNSVSALNVEKSLLDLGSTYRLKSTDVRTSADGSTLPFFLQDQGTMGNARDILETVQTFFDDDSDVDGVPPGSHVEEGGRLEFASMFDTLHALNTHYEQVLESDSEQGSSVGKKMSYCDLEKVETKLLSAWAFGLSLGNFGESKSSLLKHAMKCTVRFAALSQLRPSSMVHSESEADHTLNFLKKLFHFTPWDRANSEGPLFVGIMVELCRNLVQLVLTPYTEAYCHHNCEISSHNLLTALQIIQMFTQSLDQTYSLQQRCVWSDVKESSEEPELWPSDLHSVPVLQTETREETNLMHRTSPAVQPSRRLHGIWVWIYSITQKYMCELKHLKGYENWEREKQQVIVIMCQIQTVLQASGECLEEPNKLRDYSGEDLFLCGFYTESSEVWFSQLLETRKKSGKATVFQEKRLCLALLYSLLSQYHLKQAQELGDHMVCLILQTHKHQEDGSGDGISNKRDSFQCPWLSEDVSTDAAYAVVQTLGRFMASYFSNQPLYILPPHSVDVLPPVHLPHASSLGRLVPLCQAEVSRAVRQQQLSGVWTVEFAQDLLMLGALFPEAVWLAYHLGDWKAAVSLSQAYSCYCKQHFDFTGLNRRELFLPRDLQPANILQAELKCLLGDTGDSNEQTELDANHSVSDPVDEEDWGLLHVSIQDILKASVMAEVDAVSSPLSSLLDKAKDFCSCLSALVPTALYLPSPPLYCPQPSPNTQDPVGTVGYHTELSSRHKISEVIQKLLLVLRSANCCSPAAQWYLRQLRRARHILYKMKKKYSYPGAVQVEVSFPDGLLKFSNRSGCFRWRPKKNIDPGTIQTISCFRELCGLCWMLHVRDQLSLSCRKYQADRQKAGDEQSQEDSEVRSPCVDALQWAQRFLPFSRFLNCEEIVQDTILSLLSELPPVSLVADALVQSFPEEEESVRVPLREKYNTIMQTLKQCNVVGAGNETGEIMMVFIQDKLRLRKKHLNRLRRNLAPLELHLWEKEIEEEEDRTKQLSLGTSLSTSTLTDCGLLPVHSDADAADDTSTSGTKESKIRDRGDETKTSKKVKNVITGDGPSGGAKDEQRSSVKQPSLPSVGSWEFELEDAEYLNFLELFLSYLLEKEPSDSSNELPLLKDFSHKLREKELHSLAFDVLTSLHRRQRDGHRQERNKSETHIFRAGSCFRPETQGPAAMTSAQSVSQKQASSSGFPQRTAGRHKGLFNHQTQLCDVSQRSIKCSSVRSSPQTQTSESLRFCSVAPAVELIQGLDTELEAQFPELGRLLEWLMRWADRRLLLGQHGKNREKRRGQTADGVVIRVKASAPAVLTSLRLMQRRYTALFGMDRTHMQIAHTQWTVGPVLLPTHRKVEKEKRRVDTSSALTSDTASRVLELMSSAGSCVGETEELQRSHTEHAPDQPPPDAPSRSLSSHSPEAPAQEDGHVHCSVWDCSSISSEVCAPGASLKLSDLENPQTQSHSAVLQTKTSPHTESLTGSAEKEESVVHDSGSKLQSSSQSPDPHTERPLAAPPFAPPFAPPAAPPLVSHVPEAQTPEMRQRLGEDLYRLVQNINYMSLMEVLGASFSNLQLAQQNVSAQSNFNLSVNLPFLNNAMTPPSVPRPTEPPPSVPRPSEPLTGPSPPPEHRPQGPVCVHPGSRGLHTVNMNLQTPPFTHGPVLSGGPEMSPLSVEAGSPVRNSRNNLIPCTEGLLTTADLKQTVPQNPVLPPSTCSLQSHAAPLQSHAAPLQSHAAPLLSGLKLLQLHSPQFSAHVSRCRPQSPQNHPQTESGPSMFKHNDLMRFTRGHIRFTLEAQHQPVPVNSNQTRLKGREAPRLPLASPVWTESAPQRLKLLHVQPVSNSNITLPRLSPGPGPPSAQAAHTGPAPRIRLLQLEPQPKMMLPLQTSLSQISRLILGKKHSDSSQVHLLRAPAGGANTSSTLHNADKRQKRRERLEKAAREITFRPNDSIIPPETTCDFTNEDIVSEEAVAETGSAPSSGPLLRGEALLEQVFSTAAELQAFASTCKKPPERHDACTNTDSDHSLHVDKAVSTDVRTEAPVFKEEQTYNKYTAPDQQQGTEEIQAPHGRLFVRVVDLEDKSLHKDLPQCHIDRSSAAASAELHLLAAGVLRNGAEPQISHEPINETLQDQTSEPEINIEQFVPRSPVAWDVDGEDSAVESCEFESNVVRAVKSEPLVTPQSTVWFSSQMSHLDSQLTALQRIADSLETDLSKSRVLVNTEEKLTPVATSEKKTNTGVKKTVRLYAPCEMQTPPRDTSTELNVCGSFQLQTSASTNTVTPPERKQDSTELSELSNTGLTDETLEETGLSDTAEILEQLVREGFLSPTELDSSDYRSRLDLEQKGKMSKNSLTPQDEKRELRTWMRKKQRERLAVYQKHRQKLRENERRPFPSPHKTNCVTKNANLKSKWEPVRVLEHFNQRTLEAYNLATDLCASAPRTQGFSDPADTFTAGPSSAGPPSAGPPSAGPPSAPPFGSTYRVFNPSVRNKSPPENPRPRSAAIKDVLSDEYHKRLGLDRPVTSLPRDRLSQVTRRGMLTSPRSSRSNADDKRKSPSRAPAVERDHLNKTETLHRSRTYTERDVSHLEIPGLYFSQEEQDDIVAGEAQGDGPENLSDTGSNISQIDWAAIERMLGDEKTS